The genomic interval TGCATTCTCGATAATGCGTTTTACAATATACAAGCCTACCCCGGACCCATCTACATGGTCGTGAAAGCGTTTAAACATATTGAATAGGTTGGGTATATTATCTTCACTGATGCCTAACCCATTATCTTCTACCGTAATCAGAACAAAATCATCCACTTTTGTGCTCTTCACTTGCACCAGCAACTGTCTTTCGGATGAGCGGTATTTTACCGCATTGGAAAGCAGGTTATACAATACGCTATACAAATTTTTTCTGGAAAACTTCACCTGCAGGCATTCTTCAAAATCCAGGCGGATATTGGCACCAGAGCCTACGATCATGTCCCGGATGTTTACAAAAATATCTTCCGAAAGCTCATATAAGTTAATCCATTCTATATCATCCTGGTCGCTTTTCTGAATGCGCGAAATGTCGGTCAGGTCATTAATGGTATTCTTGAATTTATCAATGGTAGTGCGCATCAGGTCAAGAATAAAGGAGAGTTCCTCATTATCGGTTTGTAGTTTCTTATTCAGATTCTTTACCAGGCCTTCCAGGTTAATAATCGGCGCCTTCAAATCGTGCGAAGCGGTGTATATAAAATTATCCAGGTCATTGTTGATGCGGAGCAGGTTTTGATTGGTAACTTCAAGTTCTTCCTGCATTTTTCGCTGGCTGGTCAGGTCAATAAATGAACCTAGCATCCGGTAGGGAATTCCATACTCGTTGTGCAACACATAACCTCTACCGAAAATAAAAGCGTAGGAACCATCGGCCCGGAGAAAACGGTATTCATCTGACCATTGTTTATGGCCGCTATTAAGTACCTGGTCAATACCCTGAATTACCCGTTCTTTTTCCTCAGGATGGAGGCGGTTATACCAGGATTCTATCCCTTTTTCTATGCGCACTTCGCTGTAGCCAAACATTGTTTTAAACCCTTCGTTCCACCACAATTCATTGCTTACCAGATTCCAGTCCCAGATCACATCGTTGGTGGCCAGAGAAATCAACCGGAAACGCTCTTCGCTGGCTGAAAGCTCTTGTGTCCGTTTAGCTACCCTTTTTTCCAGTTCATTGTTGAGTTTCTTTAAATTTTCTTCTGCCTTTTTTACATCCTCATACGCCCTGAGCAGTTTTTCCTCGGCACGTTTTTTCTCACTGATATCAGCAAAAGTAACAGCTATGCCATCCTCCATTTTAATGGCGATGATTTCAAGCCAGAGTTTCAGCCCATCCTGTTCATAATAATGCTCAATATGTAAAGGTTTGCCGGTTTCAACTACATCCGTATATTTATCAAACAATCCTTCATCGCGGTTGCCCGGCATTTCCCGCAGGAGCCGCTTTCCTATCAGATCATTTTTTTCGCGCCCTAATAACTGACGAGAAGCGTCGTTGGTAAGCGTCCACTCAAAATCAACTATTTCATTCGCTTGGCTACGGATGGATTTAAAACCCATAATGCCATTGAGTGAACTATTGAGTACACCCGAAACGATCAGGTTCAGGTTTTTAAGTGCTGTTACATCTACAAACGTGATTACTACCCCATCTGTCCGCTTATCCAGCCGGATATAGGGCAGCATTTTCATCAGATAATAGCGCCCATCCCGGAGTTCAACCTCTTTTTCAATACTATCGGAAGTTGCTATCACTTGCCGGATATCTTCAATAAGCCGGTCATATTTAATATTATTCGAAAAATGGTGAATAGGCCGCCCTACATCCGACTCAATAATATTGATCTGGTTGATAATAGCCGGGGTATATTTACGGATAATCAGACTTTTGTCAATAAAGATCTGACCGATATCAGTACTTCTGAAGTAATTATTCAGATCGTCGTTGAGTTCGATCAGTTCTTTAATCTTAAGCTGATGTTCGGTATTAACCGTATGTAATTCCTCATTGAGCGATTGTAGTTCTTCATTGGTACTCTGTAATTCTTCATTGGAAGAAAGGAGTTCTTCATTGCTCGACTGTAATTCTTCATTGGAAGTTTCCAGTTCTTCTACAGCCGCATTCAGGTGGACTTTGGTTTCTTTCAGTTCCTGTTCTACTTCCCTGAAATACTCGATATCAGCGGCTGGTTTATTTGGGTTTTCTGATTCTCCTACAGATGATTGCTGAACTTTCTCTTCATTAAACAGCACCAGAATTCCTTTCTGCGAACTGTCTTTGCTGAGTACGAAAGGTTTTACGATAATACTGATAAACCGGATTTTAGACTTTTCCTTCCACCGTACATTTTTCACGATTACCTTATCATTGTTTTTTACAGCCCGCCGGATAGCCACGCCTAAG from Rhodocytophaga rosea carries:
- a CDS encoding chemotaxis protein CheB translates to MMKKDASAAVQTASGSGSGWQDAYVIGIGASAGGLEALHEFFDNMPADTHFSFVIVQHLSPDYKSLLVELLSKHTQMKVAEAEDGTLLMPNCVYVIPSRKLMTLKNGKIRLTEKRAADVPNTAVDIFLQSLAKEKGDKAIAIILSGTGTDGTKGIETIKKSGGIVIVQDPLTAKFDGMPNSAIISGHSDLILPPEMMPEEIFKFIKQGRLLKYFEHNEMDEEESCLAEILLLIKNTTQYDFTSYKPHTIKRRIMRRLVYYELDSLQQYLSFLKQHPGEAEILSKDFLIGVTKFFRDGQAFDVIRKKVLPAIIDKKEPGDQLKIWVAACSTGEEAYTLAILVKEHLDHLNKDLNVKIFATDVDKEAVEIAARGIYNPNIAKDISEERLENFFTQEGGKYIINQHIRKMVIFAHHNVIKDPPYSKIDLVSCRNMLIYMSPSLQRKILTTFHFSLNVGGYLMLGSSENPGELSSELSEVSRKWKIYQSIRASRNFTFDSYLPPLARDKRELATITPTLALSRQSMINKMMDVFSDALIEESGYAGIFISEEYELIQAVGEYKKYLKLPEKRLQFNLLKMVPEDLSVPLGVAIRRAVKNNDKVIVKNVRWKEKSKIRFISIIVKPFVLSKDSSQKGILVLFNEEKVQQSSVGESENPNKPAADIEYFREVEQELKETKVHLNAAVEELETSNEELQSSNEELLSSNEELQSTNEELQSLNEELHTVNTEHQLKIKELIELNDDLNNYFRSTDIGQIFIDKSLIIRKYTPAIINQINIIESDVGRPIHHFSNNIKYDRLIEDIRQVIATSDSIEKEVELRDGRYYLMKMLPYIRLDKRTDGVVITFVDVTALKNLNLIVSGVLNSSLNGIMGFKSIRSQANEIVDFEWTLTNDASRQLLGREKNDLIGKRLLREMPGNRDEGLFDKYTDVVETGKPLHIEHYYEQDGLKLWLEIIAIKMEDGIAVTFADISEKKRAEEKLLRAYEDVKKAEENLKKLNNELEKRVAKRTQELSASEERFRLISLATNDVIWDWNLVSNELWWNEGFKTMFGYSEVRIEKGIESWYNRLHPEEKERVIQGIDQVLNSGHKQWSDEYRFLRADGSYAFIFGRGYVLHNEYGIPYRMLGSFIDLTSQRKMQEELEVTNQNLLRINNDLDNFIYTASHDLKAPIINLEGLVKNLNKKLQTDNEELSFILDLMRTTIDKFKNTINDLTDISRIQKSDQDDIEWINLYELSEDIFVNIRDMIVGSGANIRLDFEECLQVKFSRKNLYSVLYNLLSNAVKYRSSERQLLVQVKSTKVDDFVLITVEDNGLGISEDNIPNLFNMFKRFHDHVDGSGVGLYIVKRIIENAGGSIEVESQPDKGTIFKVFLKIGQ